The following coding sequences are from one Rutidosis leptorrhynchoides isolate AG116_Rl617_1_P2 chromosome 11, CSIRO_AGI_Rlap_v1, whole genome shotgun sequence window:
- the LOC139877410 gene encoding uncharacterized protein isoform X3, whose translation MWYDLQALWTCKWRYPSHVQPPYGKYRARQLFYYLKGGQVDYGEEHSKANGHSQFGYVYEQGNYPEWNEDNPIHLVGHSAGAQVIRMLQQMLADKAFKGYDNTSAKWISSITSVSGALNGSTIAYIYGAKPDDWRFVKTTSPLGLLCFAVIIYDWLDIPWLKRYYNFGFDHFNVSRKNVGFSGLIDCLLGNTGPFASSDWVIPNITIQGSTEINSKINTFQDTYYFSYASKITKLVEGKVVPKRLRNGNMWYDLQASWTCKWRYPSHVQPPYDKYRDEDWWDNDSQLNTISMTHPRLPNEHPHYFVANGSRFQHQPGVWYCEMVEAYHAHFVLCIAMETSQLYDTIFRRCRNLNMKRSSQNDTSIRHL comes from the exons ATGTGGTATGATCTTCAAGCTTTGTGGACCTGTAAATGGCGCTACCCTTCACACGTTCAGCCTCCGTACGGTAAATATAG GGCACGTCAATTGTTTTATTACCTAAAAGGCGGACAAGTTGATTATGGTGAAGAACATAGCAAGGCTAATGGGCATTCACAATTCGGATATGTATACGAACAAG GAAATTATCCAGAATGGAATGAAGACAACCCGATTCATTTAGTTGGCCATTCAGCCGGAGCTCAAGTTATTCGTATGTTGCAGCAAATGCTTGCCGATaag GCTTTTAAGGGGTATGATAATACAAGTGCAAAATGGATATCAAGTATAACCTCAGTATCAGGAGCACTTAATGGAAGCACTATAGCTTACATATATGGAGCAAA ACCAGACGATTGGAGATTTGTGAAAACCACAAGTCCACTCGGGTTGCTTTGTTTCGCAGTGATAATATATGATTGGCTTGATATTCCTTGGCTCAAACGATACTACAATTTCGGGTTTGATCACTTCAATGTATCTAGAAAGAACGTTGGTTTTTCGGGCTTGATTGATTGCTTGTTAGGCAACACGGGCCCTTTTGCTTCAAGCGATTGGGTGATCCCGAATATTACAATTCAAGGATCAACTGAAATTAATAGCAAGATCAACACGTTCCAAGATACATACTATTTTAGTTATGCATCTAAAATTACAAAATTAGTTGAAGGCAAAGTAGTACCCAAAAGATTGCGAAATGGTAACATGTGGTATGATCTTCAAGCCTCGTGGACCTGTAAATGGCGCTACCCTTCACACGTTCAGCCTCCGTACGATAAATATAG GGATGAAGATTGGTGGGATAACGATAGTCAACTCAATACGATATCCATGACACATCCACGTCTACCTAATGAGCACCCTCATTATTTCGTTGCAAATGGTTCTCGATTTCAACATCAACCAGGTGTATG GTATTGCGAAATGGTCGAAGCTTATCATGCTCATTTTGTTTTGTGCATCGCGATGGAAACTAGCCAATTGTACGACACCATTTTCAGACGATGTAGGAACCTCAACATGAAAAGGAGTTCGCAAAATGATACAAGTATAAGACATTTATAG
- the LOC139876275 gene encoding glutathione S-transferase T3-like → MWDPEEEAWLATCWIDSSEDSKKGNSQKISTLWNTIYEKFNNNERGWYRGDDQLTSKWRNVNRACKDFNGFYEDVKRNWRSGQNDEGTMKKALLIYKREKLKDFNMVQAWDVLKQHPKWYAPPPFGGEDEGDDDDDDDDNDVEEGFDDSFHVDLSDSRPIEKELFGSDHLQRPQGREKAKKAARRSVSSDAVTASRSTNSSKSSKYS, encoded by the coding sequence ATGTGGGATCCCGAAGAAGAAGCGTGGTTAGCCACTTGTTGGATTGACTCGTCCGAAGATTCAAAAAAGGGAAACTCTCAAAAAATAAGTACGTTGTGGAATACGATTTATGAGAAGTTTAACAACAATGAACGTGGTTGGTATCGTGGGGATGATCAATTGACGAGTAAATGGCGTAATGTTAATCGGGCGTGTAAGGATTTTAATGGTTTTTACGAGGATGTGAAACGCAATTGGCGTAGTGGTCAAAATGATGAAGGGACCATGAAAAAAGCGTTGCTTATTTATAAAAGAGAAAAGTTGAAAGATTTTAATATGGTTCAAGCGTGGGATGTTTTGAAACAACATCCAAAATGGTATGCACCACCGCCTTTCGGGGGAGAGGACGAGGgcgacgacgatgatgatgatgatgataacgatgttGAAGAAGGTTTTGATGATAGTTTTCATGTTGATCTTTCCGACTCGAGGCCGATTGAAAAAGAGTTGTTTGGTTCCGATCATTTGCAAAGGCCTCAAGGTAGAGAAAAGGCAAAAAAGGCCGCGAGACGATCCGTTTCATCCGATGCGGTCACGGCATCACGTTCAACAAATTCTTCCAAGTCCTCCAAATATTCGTAA
- the LOC139877410 gene encoding uncharacterized protein isoform X1, producing the protein MLDQFRRVTCILYEILQVTLHLIIVVTALLFNVYMFCKAVTYIIFSSPKEKSIMSRNERESATSDVAPIVLVHGVFGFGEGKMGGIPYFGGIENTHRRIFSPDLGSLTSLYDRARQLFYYLKGGQVDYGEEHSKANGHSQFGYVYEQGNYPEWNEDNPIHLVGHSAGAQVIRMLQQMLADKAFKGYDNTSAKWISSITSVSGALNGSTIAYIYGAKPDDWRFVKTTSPLGLLCFAVIIYDWLDIPWLKRYYNFGFDHFNVSRKNVGFSGLIDCLLGNTGPFASSDWVIPNITIQGSTEINSKINTFQDTYYFSYASKITKLVEGKVVPKRLRNGNMWYDLQASWTCKWRYPSHVQPPYDKYRDEDWWDNDSQLNTISMTHPRLPNEHPHYFVANGSRFQHQPGVWYCEMVEAYHAHFVLCIAMETSQLYDTIFRRCRNLNMKRSSQNDTSIRHL; encoded by the exons ATGTTGGATCAATTTCGACGTGTCACTTGTATCCTATACGAAATCCTTCAAGTAACATTGCACTTGATTATTGTTGTGACTGCACTGCTATTCAACGTTTACATGTTTTGTAAAGCTGTGACATACATTATTTTCTCAAGTCCTAAAGAGAAAAGTATCATGTCCAGAAATGAACGAGAATCAGCCACAAGTGATGTGGCTCCAATCGTTTTGGTTCATGGCGTTTTTGGATTTGGTGAAGgg AAAATGGGCGGTATACCATACTTTGGAGGAATTGAAAACACACATAGAAGGATTTTTAGTCCGGACCTTGGTTCTTTAACCAGCCTTTACGACAG GGCACGTCAATTGTTTTATTACCTAAAAGGCGGACAAGTTGATTATGGTGAAGAACATAGCAAGGCTAATGGGCATTCACAATTCGGATATGTATACGAACAAG GAAATTATCCAGAATGGAATGAAGACAACCCGATTCATTTAGTTGGCCATTCAGCCGGAGCTCAAGTTATTCGTATGTTGCAGCAAATGCTTGCCGATaag GCTTTTAAGGGGTATGATAATACAAGTGCAAAATGGATATCAAGTATAACCTCAGTATCAGGAGCACTTAATGGAAGCACTATAGCTTACATATATGGAGCAAA ACCAGACGATTGGAGATTTGTGAAAACCACAAGTCCACTCGGGTTGCTTTGTTTCGCAGTGATAATATATGATTGGCTTGATATTCCTTGGCTCAAACGATACTACAATTTCGGGTTTGATCACTTCAATGTATCTAGAAAGAACGTTGGTTTTTCGGGCTTGATTGATTGCTTGTTAGGCAACACGGGCCCTTTTGCTTCAAGCGATTGGGTGATCCCGAATATTACAATTCAAGGATCAACTGAAATTAATAGCAAGATCAACACGTTCCAAGATACATACTATTTTAGTTATGCATCTAAAATTACAAAATTAGTTGAAGGCAAAGTAGTACCCAAAAGATTGCGAAATGGTAACATGTGGTATGATCTTCAAGCCTCGTGGACCTGTAAATGGCGCTACCCTTCACACGTTCAGCCTCCGTACGATAAATATAG GGATGAAGATTGGTGGGATAACGATAGTCAACTCAATACGATATCCATGACACATCCACGTCTACCTAATGAGCACCCTCATTATTTCGTTGCAAATGGTTCTCGATTTCAACATCAACCAGGTGTATG GTATTGCGAAATGGTCGAAGCTTATCATGCTCATTTTGTTTTGTGCATCGCGATGGAAACTAGCCAATTGTACGACACCATTTTCAGACGATGTAGGAACCTCAACATGAAAAGGAGTTCGCAAAATGATACAAGTATAAGACATTTATAG
- the LOC139877410 gene encoding uncharacterized protein isoform X2 has protein sequence MGGIPYFGGIENTHRRIFSPDLGSLTSLYDRARQLFYYLKGGQVDYGEEHSKANGHSQFGYVYEQGNYPEWNEDNPIHLVGHSAGAQVIRMLQQMLADKAFKGYDNTSAKWISSITSVSGALNGSTIAYIYGAKPDDWRFVKTTSPLGLLCFAVIIYDWLDIPWLKRYYNFGFDHFNVSRKNVGFSGLIDCLLGNTGPFASSDWVIPNITIQGSTEINSKINTFQDTYYFSYASKITKLVEGKVVPKRLRNGNMWYDLQASWTCKWRYPSHVQPPYDKYRDEDWWDNDSQLNTISMTHPRLPNEHPHYFVANGSRFQHQPGVWYCEMVEAYHAHFVLCIAMETSQLYDTIFRRCRNLNMKRSSQNDTSIRHL, from the exons ATGGGCGGTATACCATACTTTGGAGGAATTGAAAACACACATAGAAGGATTTTTAGTCCGGACCTTGGTTCTTTAACCAGCCTTTACGACAG GGCACGTCAATTGTTTTATTACCTAAAAGGCGGACAAGTTGATTATGGTGAAGAACATAGCAAGGCTAATGGGCATTCACAATTCGGATATGTATACGAACAAG GAAATTATCCAGAATGGAATGAAGACAACCCGATTCATTTAGTTGGCCATTCAGCCGGAGCTCAAGTTATTCGTATGTTGCAGCAAATGCTTGCCGATaag GCTTTTAAGGGGTATGATAATACAAGTGCAAAATGGATATCAAGTATAACCTCAGTATCAGGAGCACTTAATGGAAGCACTATAGCTTACATATATGGAGCAAA ACCAGACGATTGGAGATTTGTGAAAACCACAAGTCCACTCGGGTTGCTTTGTTTCGCAGTGATAATATATGATTGGCTTGATATTCCTTGGCTCAAACGATACTACAATTTCGGGTTTGATCACTTCAATGTATCTAGAAAGAACGTTGGTTTTTCGGGCTTGATTGATTGCTTGTTAGGCAACACGGGCCCTTTTGCTTCAAGCGATTGGGTGATCCCGAATATTACAATTCAAGGATCAACTGAAATTAATAGCAAGATCAACACGTTCCAAGATACATACTATTTTAGTTATGCATCTAAAATTACAAAATTAGTTGAAGGCAAAGTAGTACCCAAAAGATTGCGAAATGGTAACATGTGGTATGATCTTCAAGCCTCGTGGACCTGTAAATGGCGCTACCCTTCACACGTTCAGCCTCCGTACGATAAATATAG GGATGAAGATTGGTGGGATAACGATAGTCAACTCAATACGATATCCATGACACATCCACGTCTACCTAATGAGCACCCTCATTATTTCGTTGCAAATGGTTCTCGATTTCAACATCAACCAGGTGTATG GTATTGCGAAATGGTCGAAGCTTATCATGCTCATTTTGTTTTGTGCATCGCGATGGAAACTAGCCAATTGTACGACACCATTTTCAGACGATGTAGGAACCTCAACATGAAAAGGAGTTCGCAAAATGATACAAGTATAAGACATTTATAG